From Microbacterium pseudoresistens, the proteins below share one genomic window:
- a CDS encoding D-alanyl-D-alanine carboxypeptidase, with product MSIDEADPAPPAAPAVNPPSPATEAGLESAPEPRLDPVGDALAWVDEERLAASSASGSSTTAAYTRRDLLSDGPHRFRSRAGVIVPLTVLAAALGTYAVTTALWPLHNVAPAVSAVDFTPAAAPAAAVTWPTAGTAAIGIEGLSTVAANESQVPMASLTKVVTVLTALDALPLGVGEQGPTFSFDDVDSAEYWQYREENQSSLDVPVDGVLTEYQLLQGILMGSANNYADRLSDEIWGSDRDFVAAGERWLSQRDLAGIELATPSGFAWDNIATARALVELGKIAVANPVIGEIVATQAVDLPGAGTVTNTNRLLGQPGYIGIKTGTIGEDEQELFNLLTAKEITVDGTTVRMFAAVVAQPDDASRYDGTAALYDEVEEALRNQAPTVAKGAVLGSVDTLWGEHVDVVAGDDARVVLWNGAAASGTTAFSLGDDWAEGAKAGTVTITGPLDSTDAELVLGSELHGPDFWWRLTHPLELFGLGAVTG from the coding sequence GTGAGCATCGACGAGGCCGATCCCGCGCCCCCCGCCGCGCCGGCGGTCAACCCGCCCTCACCCGCTACCGAAGCCGGCCTCGAATCCGCCCCCGAACCCCGCCTCGACCCCGTGGGCGACGCGCTCGCCTGGGTCGACGAGGAGCGCCTGGCGGCCTCCTCGGCATCCGGCTCCTCGACGACTGCCGCCTACACGCGGCGTGATCTGCTCAGCGACGGGCCGCATCGATTCCGCTCCCGCGCCGGGGTGATCGTGCCGCTGACCGTGCTCGCCGCGGCGCTGGGCACCTACGCCGTGACCACAGCGCTCTGGCCGCTGCACAACGTCGCACCGGCCGTCTCAGCCGTCGACTTCACCCCCGCAGCCGCCCCCGCAGCCGCCGTCACCTGGCCCACCGCGGGCACCGCCGCGATCGGCATCGAGGGGTTGAGCACGGTGGCCGCGAACGAGAGCCAGGTGCCGATGGCCAGCCTCACCAAGGTCGTCACCGTGCTCACCGCGCTGGATGCGCTGCCGCTGGGCGTCGGCGAGCAGGGGCCGACGTTCTCCTTCGACGACGTCGACAGCGCCGAGTACTGGCAGTACCGCGAAGAGAACCAGTCCTCGCTCGATGTGCCCGTCGACGGCGTGCTCACCGAGTACCAGCTGCTCCAGGGCATCCTCATGGGCTCGGCCAACAACTACGCGGATCGGCTCTCGGACGAGATCTGGGGATCGGACCGCGACTTCGTCGCCGCCGGCGAGCGGTGGCTCTCGCAGCGCGACCTCGCCGGGATCGAGCTGGCGACCCCCTCGGGCTTCGCGTGGGACAACATCGCCACCGCCCGCGCCCTCGTCGAGCTCGGCAAGATCGCCGTCGCCAACCCGGTGATCGGAGAGATCGTGGCGACCCAGGCCGTCGACCTGCCCGGGGCAGGCACCGTGACCAACACGAACCGGTTGCTCGGCCAGCCCGGCTACATCGGCATCAAGACGGGAACGATCGGCGAAGACGAACAGGAGCTGTTCAACCTGCTCACCGCCAAGGAGATCACCGTCGACGGCACCACGGTGCGGATGTTCGCCGCCGTCGTCGCCCAGCCCGACGACGCCTCCCGCTACGACGGCACCGCGGCGCTATACGACGAGGTCGAGGAGGCGCTGCGGAATCAGGCGCCGACGGTGGCGAAGGGTGCGGTGCTCGGCTCCGTCGACACCCTCTGGGGCGAGCACGTCGACGTCGTCGCGGGCGACGATGCGCGGGTCGTGCTGTGGAACGGCGCCGCGGCCTCCGGGACCACGGCGTTCTCGCTGGGCGATGACTGGGCCGAGGGGGCGAAGGCCGGCACGGTGACGATCACCGGGCCGCTCGATTCGACCGACGCCGAACTCGTGCTCGGCTCAGAGCTGCACGGCCCGGACTTCTGGTGGCGCCTCACGCATCCGCTCGAGCTGTTCGGTCTCGGCGCCGTCACCGGCTGA